One genomic region from Bacillaceae bacterium S4-13-56 encodes:
- the mreD gene encoding rod shape-determining protein MreD translates to MKRAILPLLLLVSLILESIALEFLPNQYLVRDFMITPHWVFVMILYIAIFYDSDRTYMSVLYGITFGFLVDILYTDILGVYMFTYGIVAYVVHGLKKMLHANFFVAFLLSFLGLLLVEWSLYIVYTMTGVASMGVETYMLYRLIPTMTANLIFMIILYPFFPRQLYQLAEMHLSKPKKG, encoded by the coding sequence ATGAAAAGAGCCATTCTTCCTCTCCTTTTACTTGTCAGTCTTATTCTTGAGAGCATAGCGTTAGAGTTTTTGCCTAACCAATATTTAGTGCGAGATTTTATGATAACTCCCCACTGGGTATTTGTTATGATTTTGTACATTGCTATATTTTATGATTCTGACCGAACTTATATGTCAGTTTTATACGGGATTACTTTTGGATTTTTAGTAGACATTCTTTATACAGATATCTTAGGTGTATATATGTTTACTTATGGAATAGTCGCCTATGTGGTTCACGGACTTAAAAAAATGCTTCATGCCAATTTTTTTGTTGCATTTCTCCTCTCCTTCCTTGGCCTTTTGCTTGTTGAGTGGAGTTTATATATTGTCTATACAATGACTGGGGTAGCATCTATGGGGGTAGAAACCTATATGCTGTATAGGCTAATTCCGACAATGACTGCAAATCTCATCTTTATGATCATTCTTTATCCATTTTTTCCTCGTCAGTTATATCAATTAGCAGAAATGCATCTTTCTAAACCAAAAAAGGGATAA
- the mreC gene encoding rod shape-determining protein MreC has translation MPSFFRNKRLIIILISFILLVSLIGVSMRDRENLTIPEQVIMDSVGWLQTLFNQPVLLVKEVSENIRDMKDTYDENQILKSKLTEYRSLIVEVQELREENEELRNIVGKEESLRNYKPIQATVIARSPESWFDQLTINKGKLHGVEKNMAVITGDGMVGKVQSASQGKATVKLLSGFDRSNRISAVISGEEGNIYGLIEGYDDDKEALLLVIKRGSYEEDIKEGQMVSSSGMGGVFPSGLFIGTIMEVSIDEYGLTENAYVKPAANLYDMNHVMVVDREMEIADPNAEEILEGEGEEE, from the coding sequence ATGCCGTCTTTTTTTCGAAATAAACGTTTAATTATTATTTTAATTAGTTTTATACTTTTAGTAAGTCTTATAGGGGTTTCTATGAGGGACCGAGAAAATCTTACTATTCCAGAACAAGTGATCATGGATTCTGTTGGGTGGCTGCAAACCCTTTTTAATCAGCCTGTACTTTTGGTGAAAGAAGTATCTGAAAACATTAGGGATATGAAAGATACCTACGACGAAAACCAGATTTTAAAATCTAAACTTACAGAATATCGTTCATTAATAGTTGAAGTACAGGAACTTAGAGAAGAAAATGAGGAATTACGTAATATTGTGGGTAAGGAAGAGTCGCTTCGAAACTACAAGCCCATACAAGCCACGGTTATTGCTAGAAGTCCTGAAAGCTGGTTTGATCAGCTAACCATTAATAAAGGAAAATTACATGGTGTTGAAAAGAATATGGCTGTAATAACGGGAGATGGAATGGTTGGGAAGGTTCAATCTGCCTCTCAAGGAAAGGCAACCGTTAAGCTCCTAAGCGGATTTGATCGCAGTAATCGAATTTCTGCTGTTATTTCAGGAGAAGAAGGAAATATTTATGGACTTATCGAAGGGTATGATGACGATAAAGAAGCCTTATTATTAGTCATTAAGAGAGGTTCTTATGAAGAAGACATTAAAGAGGGGCAAATGGTCTCGAGTTCAGGAATGGGCGGTGTCTTCCCAAGTGGACTATTCATTGGAACTATAATGGAAGTCTCTATTGACGAATATGGCTTAACAGAGAATGCCTATGTAAAGCCAGCAGCCAATTTGTACGATATGAATCATGTAATGGTCGTGGATCGGGAAATGGAGATAGCTGACCCTAATGCAGAGGAGATTCTCGAAGGAGAGGGTGAAGAAGAATGA
- a CDS encoding reverse transcriptase domain-containing protein, with protein sequence MATNPFHQLDVIRNASQKGKTITDCYRLMYNRKLWIKAYAKLYPNDGNLTKGTSDETIDGFSLQKIDEIIEQLKNGTFRFAPVIPKANGKKRTLGVPNFKDKLVQEVMRMIMENVYEPTFSDNSHGFREGRSCHTALSQIKNTWKGLTWCIEGDIKGFFDHIDHSVLLNLISKRVNDHRFLLLIHNALTSGVMENWTYHKTYSGTPQGGIISPLLANIYLHEFDLFMEKQMENFDIGKIRDRNKEYRRIRSEISTLSRKVKRLDERNGHQLWENREVLILGIEELKRKQVLIPSVDPMDKNYQRMKYVRYADDFVIGIAGSKDSTVDVKEKIKDYLKRELHLELSEEKTLITLLENPIPFLGYEFRKWNEIKVTRASYKNHKHPLKKRTLSGAIKLEIPEKKIRNFAITNGYGNLDNFKIIHRAKLINNSELEILHTYNAELRGIANYYKLANNYHHLDKLFYLAESSFIKTIANKRRSTSMKVASTMRTHKQGVLCIVRKDKHGNDKIHQFVKLKDLPKHKGAIKADSPEIDTYVNTMKYSGRTEFENRLLANKCEACGTTEGQMEVHDIRKLKDLKKKLNLKYLDKIMIERNRKTIVLCFKCHHDHHEKQIPIKQLASRIR encoded by the coding sequence ATGGCAACAAATCCATTTCATCAGTTAGACGTTATAAGGAACGCTTCTCAAAAAGGTAAAACTATAACCGATTGTTACCGTCTTATGTATAACAGAAAATTATGGATAAAGGCATATGCAAAACTATATCCGAATGATGGGAATCTAACAAAAGGAACGTCTGATGAAACCATCGATGGTTTTAGTTTGCAAAAGATTGATGAAATCATAGAGCAACTTAAAAATGGGACGTTTCGTTTTGCACCTGTAATTCCAAAAGCAAATGGTAAAAAGAGAACTTTAGGGGTTCCTAACTTCAAAGATAAGTTGGTACAGGAAGTAATGAGAATGATTATGGAAAACGTTTATGAACCAACCTTCTCAGATAATTCACACGGATTCAGAGAGGGAAGAAGCTGTCATACAGCATTATCCCAAATAAAGAATACGTGGAAAGGGTTAACATGGTGTATAGAAGGAGATATAAAAGGCTTTTTCGACCATATTGACCATTCTGTTCTATTAAATCTTATTTCAAAAAGAGTCAATGACCATCGTTTTCTTCTGCTTATTCACAATGCACTTACAAGTGGTGTCATGGAAAATTGGACTTATCATAAAACTTACAGCGGAACACCACAGGGTGGTATTATCTCACCATTACTAGCCAATATCTACCTTCATGAGTTTGACCTATTCATGGAAAAGCAAATGGAGAATTTTGATATAGGTAAAATAAGGGATAGAAACAAGGAGTATAGGCGTATACGCTCAGAAATCAGCACTCTCTCTCGAAAAGTTAAGAGACTTGATGAGAGAAATGGACATCAATTATGGGAAAACAGAGAGGTATTGATACTAGGTATCGAAGAACTTAAGCGCAAACAAGTTCTAATACCTTCAGTAGACCCTATGGATAAAAACTATCAAAGAATGAAATATGTCCGTTATGCAGATGATTTTGTAATTGGTATAGCTGGTTCCAAAGATAGTACAGTGGATGTAAAAGAAAAGATAAAGGACTACCTTAAACGAGAACTACACCTTGAATTAAGTGAAGAAAAAACACTTATAACCCTTTTGGAAAATCCAATTCCCTTTCTTGGATATGAATTTCGAAAGTGGAATGAAATCAAGGTCACCAGGGCTTCGTATAAAAACCATAAGCATCCTCTGAAAAAAAGAACTCTTTCTGGTGCAATAAAGTTAGAAATACCTGAGAAGAAAATTAGAAATTTTGCTATAACAAACGGATATGGTAATCTGGATAATTTCAAAATTATACATCGGGCAAAGCTTATTAACAATTCGGAATTAGAAATTCTGCATACTTATAACGCTGAACTTAGAGGAATTGCAAACTATTACAAGCTGGCAAATAATTATCATCATCTTGATAAGTTATTTTATCTAGCAGAGAGTAGTTTTATCAAAACCATTGCTAATAAACGAAGAAGTACCTCTATGAAGGTTGCCTCAACCATGAGAACACACAAACAAGGAGTTCTATGTATAGTTAGGAAAGATAAACATGGCAACGATAAAATCCACCAGTTTGTGAAACTAAAAGACTTGCCGAAACATAAAGGTGCAATAAAAGCAGACTCTCCTGAAATTGATACGTATGTAAATACGATGAAATATTCAGGAAGGACAGAATTTGAAAATCGTTTATTAGCAAATAAATGTGAAGCGTGTGGTACAACAGAAGGTCAGATGGAAGTCCATGACATCAGAAAGTTGAAGGACTTGAAAAAGAAATTAAACTTAAAATACTTGGACAAAATTATGATTGAACGCAACAGAAAAACAATTGTCCTGTGTTTTAAATGCCATCATGACCACCATGAGAAGCAAATTCCGATTAAACAACTGGCGAGCCGTATACGCTGA
- the pilM gene encoding pilus assembly protein PilM, which translates to MSLYRRTKSRLHVIIKDHVVRYVINHQPKVESIISYGEIPIPKGVLQDGKIMNHKAFVELMKGMVEKERIHRSEVFFTVPDATAIIRTQGVPKGLSIDEIKGYLYLQIGNKIHLPFSNPIINIHRTNHVMDEEEQVLLFAFPAERLRQFQLLFKELTLNPVVADLSTLSLYRLYVQKELAETDEYLLSVQWNVDSIVLTVFHESHPVFFRHMKSTLPSEKWVYKPDKWIHSPDSVFFWKGEKGHINGYVEDKLLEIERFMNFYKSPTANGEASINKIILTGDFPELEGIIEKCRQRFKLPINDIQEDITIIPKRYVEALGLAIKPVI; encoded by the coding sequence GTGTCTCTTTATCGCCGAACAAAGTCAAGGCTACATGTAATCATAAAAGATCATGTGGTTCGTTACGTGATTAACCATCAGCCGAAAGTAGAGAGTATTATATCTTATGGTGAAATCCCCATTCCAAAAGGCGTTTTACAGGATGGTAAAATAATGAATCATAAAGCATTTGTAGAATTAATGAAAGGAATGGTAGAGAAAGAACGAATCCACAGGTCTGAAGTTTTCTTTACTGTTCCAGATGCAACAGCTATCATCCGTACCCAGGGAGTCCCCAAGGGATTATCAATAGATGAGATTAAGGGATATTTATATTTACAAATAGGAAATAAAATCCATTTACCTTTTTCCAATCCTATTATCAATATTCATCGAACAAACCACGTAATGGATGAGGAAGAGCAAGTATTACTATTTGCATTTCCAGCAGAAAGACTTAGACAGTTTCAATTGTTGTTTAAAGAGTTAACCCTAAACCCAGTTGTAGCCGATTTATCTACTTTATCCTTATATAGATTGTATGTCCAAAAAGAATTAGCGGAAACGGATGAATATTTATTGAGTGTTCAGTGGAATGTGGATTCGATAGTCTTAACCGTATTTCATGAGTCACATCCTGTTTTTTTCCGTCATATGAAATCTACTCTTCCTAGCGAAAAATGGGTTTATAAACCCGATAAATGGATCCACAGTCCTGATTCTGTTTTTTTCTGGAAAGGAGAAAAAGGTCATATCAATGGATATGTGGAAGATAAATTATTGGAAATAGAGAGGTTTATGAATTTTTATAAGTCTCCTACTGCTAATGGAGAAGCAAGTATTAACAAAATTATTCTTACTGGAGACTTTCCAGAATTAGAGGGCATTATTGAAAAATGCAGACAAAGATTTAAGTTGCCAATAAATGATATACAGGAAGACATTACTATAATACCAAAGAGATATGTAGAGGCCCTTGGACTTGCAATTAAACCAGTAATATAA
- a CDS encoding rod shape-determining protein: MAKFGFSQDLGIDLGTANTLVFVKGKGVIVREPSVVARNLDNGTVIAVGNDAKNMIGRTPANISVIRPMKDGVIADFDTTAAMMNHYMNQAMKNRSRFTRKPNVMVCVPSGITMVEERAVIDAAKQAGAKEAYPVPEPFAAAIGAGLPVWEPTGSMVVDIGGGTTEVGIISLGGIVQSQSIRIAGDEMDEAIVQYVRKHYNLMIGERTAEAIKMEIGFAGTPSEEEEMDIRGRDLIAGLPKTISITVHEISEALNDTVESIINAVKNTLEKSPPELAADIIDRGIVLTGGGALLRNLDVVLSEQTNIPVFVAEEPLDCVAIGTGKSLDYIHHFRNSPNVARRPTIE; encoded by the coding sequence TTGGCTAAATTTGGATTTTCTCAAGACCTTGGCATAGATCTTGGAACGGCAAACACATTGGTTTTTGTTAAAGGAAAAGGTGTTATTGTTAGAGAGCCATCTGTCGTTGCTCGAAATTTAGATAATGGAACGGTTATCGCTGTTGGAAATGATGCGAAAAATATGATTGGAAGAACCCCTGCCAATATATCGGTTATTCGACCAATGAAAGATGGGGTTATTGCCGATTTTGATACAACGGCAGCTATGATGAACCATTATATGAACCAAGCTATGAAAAACCGGTCAAGATTTACAAGAAAACCTAATGTAATGGTATGTGTTCCCTCTGGCATTACTATGGTAGAAGAACGTGCAGTTATTGATGCTGCAAAACAAGCGGGGGCAAAGGAAGCTTACCCAGTTCCAGAACCATTTGCTGCTGCCATTGGGGCCGGGTTACCTGTTTGGGAACCGACTGGCAGTATGGTAGTTGATATTGGGGGAGGAACAACAGAAGTAGGAATTATTTCCCTGGGTGGGATTGTTCAGAGCCAGTCTATCCGTATTGCAGGGGATGAAATGGATGAGGCTATTGTTCAATACGTTAGAAAGCATTATAATTTGATGATTGGGGAAAGAACAGCAGAAGCTATTAAAATGGAAATTGGATTCGCAGGTACTCCTAGCGAAGAAGAGGAAATGGATATTCGAGGAAGAGATCTCATAGCCGGTCTTCCTAAAACCATATCCATTACCGTTCATGAAATATCGGAAGCATTAAATGATACAGTTGAATCCATAATAAATGCCGTCAAAAATACACTTGAAAAATCTCCACCAGAGCTTGCTGCAGATATCATAGATAGAGGAATTGTACTAACTGGTGGTGGAGCTCTTCTAAGAAACTTAGATGTTGTGCTAAGTGAACAAACGAATATTCCTGTATTTGTTGCGGAAGAGCCATTAGACTGTGTGGCAATTGGTACGGGTAAATCATTAGATTACATTCACCATTTTAGAAATTCTCCAAATGTCGCGAGGCGTCCAACCATTGAATAA
- the minD gene encoding septum site-determining protein MinD, with amino-acid sequence MGESIVITSGKGGVGKTTTTANLGTALALTGKKVCLIDTDIGLRNLDVVMGLENRIIYDIIDVTEGRCKLQSALIRDKRFDDLVLLPAAQTSDKTALTPEAMVKIVDELRPDYDYILIDCPAGIEQGYKNAVAAADKSVVVTTPEKSSVRDADRIIGLLEKENVDSPKLIINRIRNHMVKSGDMLDIDEIVAILSIDLLGIVADDDEVIKASNHGEPVAFQPNTKASIAYRNIARRILGETVPLLSLEDDKGMFTKMKKFFGLKA; translated from the coding sequence ATGGGTGAGTCGATTGTAATAACATCGGGTAAAGGTGGAGTAGGGAAAACAACAACAACAGCAAACTTAGGTACAGCTCTTGCTTTAACTGGTAAGAAGGTATGCTTAATTGATACAGATATTGGCCTTAGAAACCTTGATGTCGTCATGGGATTAGAAAATCGTATTATTTACGATATTATTGATGTCACCGAAGGAAGATGTAAACTGCAATCTGCATTAATTCGTGATAAACGATTTGATGATTTGGTGTTGCTTCCTGCTGCTCAAACCAGTGATAAGACTGCTTTAACTCCTGAAGCTATGGTGAAAATTGTAGACGAACTCCGTCCGGATTATGATTATATCTTAATAGATTGTCCCGCAGGTATTGAGCAAGGATATAAAAACGCCGTTGCTGCAGCAGACAAATCTGTAGTAGTTACGACTCCTGAAAAATCTAGTGTTAGAGATGCTGATCGAATTATTGGTCTATTGGAAAAGGAAAATGTCGATTCTCCAAAACTGATCATTAACCGAATTCGTAATCACATGGTGAAAAGCGGAGACATGTTGGATATTGATGAAATAGTGGCTATTCTTTCCATTGATTTGCTAGGGATTGTTGCAGATGATGATGAAGTCATCAAAGCTTCTAATCATGGTGAGCCTGTCGCTTTTCAACCGAATACAAAAGCTTCTATAGCCTATCGAAATATTGCAAGAAGAATTTTAGGAGAAACTGTTCCACTTCTTTCCTTAGAAGATGACAAGGGAATGTTTACAAAAATGAAAAAGTTCTTTGGTTTAAAAGCCTAA
- the minC gene encoding septum site-determining protein MinC gives MDKRQVVTIKGTKDGLTLYLDDTCSFEEILKELNEKLTTEHVSENQPFITVHVKLGNRYLHKEQEEQLRGIVRKKKKLVIHSLESNVLTKEEALEWKKNLEVTTITKVVRSGQVMKVDGDLLLLGDVNPGGSIIASGNIYVMGSLRGIAHAGSKGNQEAIIAASYMEPSQLRIADYISRSPDYESEGAYMECGFIDRHQNKIVIERLQTVIQKRPNFYWEERGISNG, from the coding sequence ATGGACAAACGACAAGTAGTAACAATAAAAGGAACAAAAGATGGACTAACCTTATATTTAGATGATACCTGCTCCTTTGAGGAAATCTTAAAGGAATTAAATGAAAAATTAACAACAGAACATGTTAGTGAGAATCAACCGTTTATCACAGTTCATGTGAAGCTGGGAAACCGATACTTACATAAAGAACAGGAAGAACAATTAAGGGGAATTGTACGAAAGAAGAAAAAGTTAGTGATTCATTCCCTCGAGTCCAATGTACTAACAAAAGAAGAGGCTTTAGAATGGAAAAAAAACTTAGAAGTAACTACGATAACAAAAGTGGTTCGCAGTGGACAAGTAATGAAGGTAGATGGTGATCTCCTTTTATTAGGGGATGTTAACCCAGGTGGCTCTATTATAGCGTCAGGGAATATTTATGTTATGGGTTCACTGAGGGGGATTGCCCACGCTGGTTCAAAAGGGAATCAGGAGGCTATTATTGCTGCTTCCTACATGGAGCCCAGCCAATTAAGAATTGCTGACTATATTAGTCGCTCTCCTGACTACGAGTCTGAAGGCGCTTATATGGAATGTGGCTTTATTGACCGCCATCAAAATAAAATTGTAATCGAACGTTTACAAACGGTCATACAAAAAAGACCGAATTTTTATTGGGAGGAAAGGGGAATATCTAATGGGTGA
- the radC gene encoding DNA repair protein RadC, producing MIKDVPKCDRPRERLIQLGAKHLSQQELISILLGSGTKEESVTNLAQRLLMHFEGIQLLKDASVDELVAIKGIGEAKAVTILAAVELGRRIHQLQPQERYVIRSPEDGADYIMEEMRDLKQEHFVAMYLNTKNQIIHRQTIFIGSLNSSIVHPREVFKEAIKRSAASIICAHNHPSGVRLRGA from the coding sequence ATGATCAAGGATGTTCCAAAATGTGATCGTCCTCGTGAAAGACTGATCCAGTTGGGCGCAAAGCATCTTTCCCAACAGGAATTAATTTCTATTTTATTAGGAAGTGGTACAAAAGAAGAATCGGTTACCAATTTAGCACAACGGCTACTCATGCATTTTGAAGGAATTCAGTTACTTAAGGATGCGTCTGTAGATGAACTTGTTGCTATTAAAGGTATTGGAGAAGCGAAAGCAGTGACTATATTGGCCGCTGTTGAATTAGGGCGCAGAATCCATCAGCTACAACCTCAGGAACGCTATGTTATTCGAAGCCCAGAAGACGGTGCAGATTACATTATGGAAGAAATGCGAGATTTAAAACAAGAGCATTTTGTGGCCATGTACCTTAATACGAAAAATCAAATTATTCATAGGCAGACCATTTTTATTGGTAGCCTGAATTCTTCCATCGTCCATCCGCGTGAGGTCTTTAAAGAAGCGATTAAGAGATCGGCAGCTTCCATCATATGTGCGCATAATCATCCTTCCGGCGTGCGCCTGCGAGGTGCGTAA
- a CDS encoding Maf family protein: MNELVLASTSPRRKDLLFQLGYSFSIRPSHADESLDEGILPMDAAILLAKRKGEECPFHSNHEVIISADTVVALNQKILGKPSTPMEALEMLQFLNGQTHEVITGVRIASVCDEVLFSETTKVTFWELTDDEVNRYVTTGDPYDKAGGYGIQSHGAFLVKQIEGDYNNVVGLPISRLVRELEKFGIHPATW; the protein is encoded by the coding sequence ATGAACGAACTAGTATTAGCTTCTACTTCTCCTAGACGTAAGGATTTATTATTTCAACTTGGGTATTCTTTTTCTATTCGTCCATCCCATGCAGATGAATCCCTAGATGAAGGCATATTACCAATGGATGCAGCGATTTTATTAGCGAAGAGAAAAGGTGAAGAGTGTCCATTTCATTCCAATCATGAGGTCATTATAAGTGCTGACACAGTCGTAGCATTGAATCAAAAAATTTTAGGAAAGCCATCCACTCCTATGGAAGCTTTAGAGATGCTACAGTTCTTAAATGGTCAAACACATGAGGTTATTACTGGAGTACGGATCGCTTCAGTATGTGATGAAGTTCTTTTCTCCGAAACAACTAAGGTTACTTTTTGGGAGCTAACTGATGACGAGGTAAATCGCTATGTTACTACTGGTGATCCCTATGACAAAGCTGGTGGCTACGGTATACAAAGTCATGGGGCCTTCTTAGTAAAGCAGATTGAAGGGGATTACAATAATGTAGTTGGCCTTCCGATATCGAGACTAGTCAGAGAACTTGAGAAATTTGGCATTCATCCTGCAACATGGTAA